The Mycolicibacterium mageritense genome contains a region encoding:
- a CDS encoding NAD-dependent succinate-semialdehyde dehydrogenase: MAIEDLISSVPTGLWIGGEERAASSTFDVLDPSDDHVLASVANATADDATAALDAACAVQADWAATPPRERGEILRSVFEKITERADDIAALMTLEMGKVLAESKGEVKYGAEFFRWFAEEAVRIDGRFQTSPAGTGRILVTKQAVGPCYAITPWNFPLAMGTRKMGPAFAAGCTMIVKPAQETPLTMLLLAKLMDEAGLPKGVLSVLPTNDARGVSTALIDDGRLRKLTFTGSTGVGKALVKQSADKLLRTSMELGGNAPFIVFDDADVDAAVEGAVLAKMRNGGEACTAANRFHVANSVREEFTDKLVKRMSEFTLGKGIDPSSTLGPLINSNQVATVTELVSDAVSRGATVAVGGVAPGGPGNFYPATVLTDVPADARILKEEVFGPVAPITGFDTEEEGLKAANDTEYGLAAYVFTQSLDRALRVAEAIESGMVGINRGVISDPAAPFGGIKESGFGREGGTEGIDEYLDTKYIALTK; encoded by the coding sequence ATGGCCATTGAAGACCTGATTTCATCCGTGCCCACCGGGCTGTGGATCGGCGGTGAGGAGCGCGCGGCCTCGTCGACGTTCGACGTGCTCGACCCCAGTGACGACCATGTGCTCGCGTCCGTCGCCAACGCGACGGCCGACGACGCGACCGCCGCGCTCGACGCGGCGTGCGCCGTACAGGCCGACTGGGCCGCGACGCCACCGCGAGAACGCGGGGAGATCCTGCGTTCGGTGTTCGAGAAGATCACCGAACGGGCCGACGACATCGCGGCGCTGATGACGCTCGAGATGGGCAAGGTGCTCGCCGAGAGCAAGGGCGAGGTCAAGTACGGCGCCGAGTTCTTCCGATGGTTTGCCGAGGAGGCGGTCCGCATCGACGGCCGCTTCCAGACCAGCCCGGCCGGTACGGGCCGCATCCTGGTCACCAAGCAGGCCGTCGGCCCGTGTTACGCCATCACGCCGTGGAACTTCCCGCTCGCCATGGGCACCCGCAAGATGGGGCCCGCGTTTGCCGCGGGTTGCACCATGATCGTCAAGCCCGCGCAGGAAACCCCGCTGACCATGCTGCTGCTGGCCAAGCTCATGGACGAGGCCGGCCTGCCCAAGGGCGTGCTGTCGGTGCTGCCGACCAACGATGCGCGCGGTGTCTCGACCGCGCTCATCGACGACGGCCGGCTCCGGAAGCTGACCTTCACGGGCTCGACAGGTGTCGGCAAGGCACTGGTCAAGCAGTCGGCCGACAAGCTGCTGCGCACGTCGATGGAGTTGGGCGGCAACGCGCCGTTCATCGTGTTCGACGACGCCGACGTCGACGCCGCGGTGGAAGGCGCCGTGCTGGCCAAGATGCGCAACGGCGGTGAGGCCTGCACTGCGGCCAACCGGTTCCACGTCGCCAACAGTGTTCGCGAGGAGTTCACCGACAAGCTGGTGAAGCGCATGAGCGAGTTCACGCTCGGCAAGGGCATCGACCCGTCGTCCACATTGGGTCCGCTCATCAATTCCAATCAGGTCGCCACGGTCACCGAACTGGTTTCCGACGCGGTGTCGCGCGGCGCGACCGTCGCGGTCGGCGGCGTCGCCCCGGGTGGTCCCGGCAACTTCTACCCGGCCACCGTGCTGACCGATGTGCCCGCCGACGCCCGCATCCTCAAGGAGGAGGTGTTCGGGCCCGTCGCGCCGATCACCGGATTCGACACCGAGGAAGAGGGGCTCAAGGCCGCCAACGACACCGAATACGGCTTGGCTGCCTACGTTTTCACGCAGTCGCTGGATCGGGCCCTGCGGGTGGCCGAGGCCATCGAGTCCGGCATGGTCGGGATCAACCGCGGCGTCATCTCCGATCCGGCGGCCCCGTTCGGCGGCATCAAGGAGTCCGGCTTCGGCCGCGAGGGCGGCACCGAGGGCATCGACGAGTACCTCGACACCAAATACATCGCGTTGACGAAGTAG
- a CDS encoding MFS transporter has translation MTVTADQPTWVSGTAATMTILATGLGSSITAADPVILSANISAVRAGLHMSASTASFVASIATLTLAAAVLGAGALGDKYGMRRMYTLGLVGTVVFGVLAAAAPNAAVLVFARAAVGVAFALQLGLSLAIVNVVFPPERRAIAISLHLGACFAVAVPLPAVGSLLAAQIGWRTCFLVAPAVALIALVLLLRYVPETPRAARRLDVGGLLLVATALLATVYGLSRLQAGVHATAIICIVAGLVTGAAFVAVELRTADPALDMRIFRSGAFDAALYAGVSFNFLTGGTTILLAFYLVTIRDEPTTLLGLLMAPAALLSAFAAAAAGRVAARLGGRAVLVAGMLLLLAGLLVLTMLGEHSPMWVVFAAVAFNSIGSAVAETIEATIMLETAPVELSGAVAAVKSGVGQAAYSLGPAVFALIGTAVFLSSGHDKLAGAGISVEQAREALRAAHGGAGSVAGANVLDPQRAREVVEGAEASMIEAIHTLGWILTVVPVVAIVLVLILVRPSRTAGIS, from the coding sequence TTGACTGTCACAGCAGATCAGCCCACCTGGGTATCGGGCACCGCCGCGACCATGACCATCCTCGCGACAGGCTTGGGTTCCAGCATCACGGCGGCCGACCCGGTCATCCTGTCGGCCAACATCTCCGCGGTGCGCGCAGGCCTGCACATGTCGGCCAGCACCGCCAGCTTCGTCGCGAGCATCGCCACGCTCACGCTGGCGGCCGCGGTGCTGGGGGCGGGTGCGCTCGGGGACAAGTACGGCATGAGGCGCATGTACACGTTGGGCCTCGTGGGCACCGTCGTCTTCGGTGTCCTCGCCGCCGCGGCACCCAACGCCGCAGTGCTCGTATTCGCCCGTGCCGCAGTCGGTGTCGCGTTCGCATTACAGCTGGGATTGTCGCTGGCCATCGTCAATGTGGTCTTTCCGCCCGAGCGGCGCGCGATCGCAATCTCACTGCATCTCGGGGCATGCTTCGCGGTGGCGGTTCCGCTGCCTGCGGTCGGCAGCCTGCTCGCCGCGCAAATCGGCTGGCGCACGTGCTTTCTCGTCGCCCCCGCGGTCGCGCTCATCGCGCTCGTGCTGCTGCTGCGGTACGTACCCGAGACGCCTCGCGCCGCCCGCCGGCTCGATGTAGGCGGACTGCTGCTGGTCGCCACCGCACTGCTCGCGACGGTTTACGGTCTCTCGCGCCTGCAGGCGGGGGTGCACGCCACGGCGATCATCTGCATCGTCGCCGGGTTGGTCACCGGCGCCGCATTTGTCGCTGTCGAACTGCGCACCGCCGATCCGGCGCTGGACATGCGGATCTTCCGATCCGGCGCGTTCGACGCCGCGCTGTACGCCGGGGTCAGCTTCAATTTCCTGACCGGTGGCACGACGATCCTGCTCGCGTTCTATCTCGTCACCATCCGGGACGAACCCACCACGCTGCTCGGTCTCCTGATGGCGCCTGCCGCGTTGTTGTCGGCATTCGCCGCCGCGGCGGCGGGCCGCGTCGCGGCGCGGTTGGGTGGTCGCGCCGTGCTCGTGGCGGGGATGCTGCTGTTGCTGGCCGGGCTGCTGGTGCTGACGATGCTCGGCGAGCACAGTCCCATGTGGGTGGTGTTCGCCGCCGTCGCGTTCAATTCGATCGGTTCCGCGGTCGCCGAGACCATCGAGGCCACCATCATGCTGGAAACCGCTCCCGTCGAGTTGAGCGGTGCGGTCGCGGCGGTGAAAAGCGGTGTGGGACAGGCTGCCTACTCGCTCGGGCCGGCGGTTTTCGCCCTGATCGGAACCGCGGTGTTCCTGTCGTCCGGGCATGACAAGCTGGCCGGCGCGGGAATCTCCGTCGAGCAGGCCCGTGAGGCGCTACGGGCCGCCCACGGTGGCGCGGGCTCGGTCGCGGGGGCCAACGTGCTGGATCCGCAACGTGCCCGCGAAGTCGTCGAGGGTGCCGAGGCGAGCATGATCGAGGCGATCCACACCCTCGGCTGGATCCTCACTGTGGTGCCCGTCGTGGCAATCGTCCTGGTGCTCATACTGGTGCGGCCATCCCGTACGGCGGGCATTTCTTGA
- the pgi gene encoding glucose-6-phosphate isomerase, translating into MSADISSTPAWQALSKHFDDIGDKHLTELFAEDPKRGTELTLTVGDLYIDYSKHRVTRETLKLLTDLARAAGLEQRRDAMFAGEHINTSEDRAVLHTALRLPADAELTVDGQDVVADVHDVLNRMGDFTDRLRSGEWTGATGERIKTVVNIGIGGSDLGPVMVYDALRHYADAGISARFVSNVDPADLVATLDGLDPATTLFIVASKTFSTLETLTNATAARRWLTAALGDAAVSKHFVAVSTNKKLVDDFGINTDNMFGFWDWVGGRYSVDSAIGLAVMAVIGRERFAEFLAGFHLVDEHFRTAPLEANAPALLGLIGLWYSDFFGAQSRAVLPYSNDLSRFAAYLQQLTMESNGKSVRADGSPVDVDTGEIFWGEPGTNGQHAFYQLLHQGTRLVPADFIGFSQPTDDLPTADGTGSMHDLLMSNFFAQTQVLAFGKTAEAIAAEGTPPAVVPHKVMPGNRPTTSILATKLTPSVVGQLIALYEHQVFTEGVIWGIDSFDQWGVELGKTQAKALLPVITAEASPAEQSDSSTDALVRRYRVERGRSA; encoded by the coding sequence ATGAGTGCTGACATCTCCTCAACACCCGCATGGCAGGCCTTGTCGAAGCACTTCGACGATATCGGCGACAAGCATCTGACCGAACTTTTCGCCGAGGATCCCAAGCGCGGCACCGAGCTCACCCTGACCGTCGGCGACCTCTACATCGACTACAGCAAGCACCGTGTCACGCGGGAAACGCTGAAGCTGCTGACCGATCTGGCCCGTGCCGCCGGACTCGAACAGCGCCGCGACGCGATGTTCGCCGGTGAGCACATCAACACTTCCGAGGACCGCGCGGTCTTGCACACCGCGCTGCGGCTGCCTGCCGACGCGGAGTTGACGGTCGACGGGCAGGACGTCGTCGCCGACGTACACGACGTGCTGAACCGCATGGGCGATTTCACCGACCGGCTGCGCTCGGGTGAGTGGACCGGCGCGACCGGTGAACGCATCAAGACCGTCGTCAACATCGGTATCGGCGGTTCGGACCTGGGCCCGGTGATGGTGTACGACGCGTTGCGCCACTACGCCGACGCGGGCATCTCGGCGCGCTTCGTGTCCAACGTCGACCCGGCCGATCTCGTCGCAACCCTCGACGGACTCGATCCCGCCACAACGCTTTTCATCGTCGCGTCGAAGACGTTCTCCACCTTGGAGACGCTGACCAACGCCACCGCGGCGCGACGCTGGCTCACGGCCGCGCTCGGTGACGCCGCGGTGTCCAAGCACTTCGTGGCGGTGTCGACCAATAAGAAACTCGTCGACGACTTCGGCATCAACACCGACAACATGTTCGGCTTCTGGGACTGGGTCGGTGGCCGCTATTCGGTGGATTCGGCGATCGGCCTTGCCGTGATGGCCGTGATCGGCCGCGAACGGTTCGCCGAGTTCCTGGCCGGGTTCCATCTGGTCGACGAGCACTTCCGCACCGCCCCGCTCGAAGCCAACGCGCCGGCCCTGCTCGGCCTGATCGGGCTGTGGTACTCGGATTTCTTTGGCGCACAATCACGTGCGGTACTGCCCTACTCCAACGACCTGTCCCGGTTCGCGGCATACCTGCAGCAGTTGACCATGGAATCCAACGGCAAGTCGGTGCGCGCGGACGGCTCGCCGGTCGACGTCGACACCGGCGAGATCTTCTGGGGCGAACCCGGCACCAACGGCCAGCACGCGTTCTATCAGCTGCTGCACCAGGGGACTCGGCTGGTGCCCGCCGATTTCATCGGGTTCTCCCAGCCCACCGACGATCTGCCGACGGCTGACGGCACGGGCAGCATGCACGACCTGCTGATGAGCAACTTCTTCGCGCAGACGCAGGTGCTGGCCTTCGGCAAGACCGCGGAAGCCATTGCCGCAGAAGGCACTCCGCCCGCGGTCGTGCCGCACAAGGTGATGCCGGGCAACCGGCCGACGACCTCGATCCTCGCCACGAAGTTGACCCCCTCGGTGGTGGGTCAACTGATCGCTCTCTACGAGCATCAGGTGTTCACCGAGGGGGTCATCTGGGGGATCGACTCGTTCGATCAGTGGGGTGTCGAACTGGGCAAGACCCAGGCGAAGGCCCTGCTGCCGGTGATCACCGCGGAGGCGTCACCGGCTGAGCAGTCCGACTCGTCGACCGATGCCCTGGTACGCCGTTACCGCGTGGAGCGCGGGCGTTCGGCGTAG
- a CDS encoding acetyl-CoA hydrolase/transferase family protein, translated as MSLNAAELYAAKLTTADAAVSPIASGETVSCGMAIGQPPALLSATANRLRSGDLGGIRLYYKIAMEPLGKTLLAEDVIEKVDAHSFFVGDPDHETIKRQVQTGHKLVSFVPVHFSQIPRLFEEIIDLDTFLVTVSPMDAGGYFSLGTNNDFASVAARRAKRLIVEVNRNMPRVFGQSQIHVSEVAAIVENDVPLIEAGAAEPSPEGLAIGALVAPMVPDGATIQLGIGKIPAGVALALQEHSDLGLHTELFSPVMADLIRTGVITGARKTRHPHKHVYTVAFGTTDSYAFMNDNSAIESYPSSYVNDIRTIAAHDDFVSVNTAIEIDLYGQVNAEFIGDHEYSGSGGQFDFVKGASLARNGKSIIALASTARHGTVSTIVPKVAMVTDPRMDVEWVVTEHGAVNLRGKSTKERADALISIAHPDHRAELTAAARKVTLI; from the coding sequence GTGTCACTCAATGCTGCGGAGTTGTACGCCGCGAAACTCACCACGGCCGACGCCGCCGTGTCCCCGATCGCATCCGGCGAGACCGTGTCGTGCGGCATGGCGATCGGTCAACCACCGGCCTTGCTGAGCGCAACGGCAAACCGGCTACGGAGCGGAGACCTGGGCGGCATCCGGCTGTACTACAAGATCGCTATGGAGCCACTGGGCAAAACGCTGCTTGCCGAGGACGTCATCGAAAAGGTGGATGCCCACAGCTTTTTCGTCGGGGATCCCGACCACGAGACGATCAAGCGCCAGGTGCAGACCGGGCACAAACTCGTGAGCTTCGTGCCCGTGCATTTCAGCCAGATCCCCCGCTTGTTCGAGGAGATCATCGACCTCGACACGTTCCTGGTCACGGTGTCCCCCATGGACGCGGGCGGGTATTTTTCGTTGGGCACCAACAACGACTTCGCGTCGGTCGCCGCTCGCCGGGCCAAACGGCTGATCGTCGAGGTGAACCGCAACATGCCGCGGGTGTTCGGCCAGTCGCAGATCCACGTCAGCGAGGTGGCCGCGATCGTCGAGAACGACGTCCCGCTGATCGAGGCGGGCGCAGCCGAGCCGTCGCCAGAGGGGCTCGCCATCGGAGCCCTGGTGGCTCCCATGGTTCCCGACGGCGCCACCATCCAACTCGGCATCGGCAAGATCCCGGCAGGTGTCGCGCTGGCGCTGCAGGAACACTCGGACCTTGGCCTGCACACCGAACTCTTCTCACCGGTGATGGCGGACCTCATCCGCACCGGTGTGATCACCGGTGCGCGAAAGACCCGACACCCGCACAAGCACGTCTACACCGTGGCCTTCGGCACGACGGATTCCTACGCGTTCATGAACGACAACTCCGCGATCGAAAGCTATCCGTCGTCCTACGTCAACGACATCCGGACCATCGCGGCCCACGACGACTTCGTGTCGGTGAACACCGCGATCGAAATCGACCTCTACGGGCAGGTCAATGCCGAGTTCATCGGCGATCACGAATACAGCGGCTCAGGAGGGCAGTTCGACTTCGTCAAGGGCGCGTCCCTGGCGCGCAACGGGAAGTCGATCATCGCCCTGGCGTCGACGGCCAGGCACGGCACGGTGTCGACGATCGTGCCGAAGGTCGCGATGGTGACCGATCCGCGGATGGATGTCGAGTGGGTGGTCACCGAACACGGCGCCGTGAACCTGCGCGGCAAGTCGACCAAGGAGCGTGCCGACGCGTTGATCTCGATCGCTCATCCCGACCATCGGGCCGAATTGACCGCGGCCGCACGTAAAGTCACGTTGATCTGA
- the scpB gene encoding methylmalonyl-CoA decarboxylase, which produces MALIQTSLADDVGTVAFDRDTKRNALSAELIAETISALDGFKQKRARVVVLRSASAGKVWSAGHDVAELPVADVDPLPYNDPLEQLLRAVKGFPAPVIAMVHGSVWGGACDLVIACDLVYGDETAAFAITPAKLGLPYNVGGFVNFMSRLPLNVVKEMFFSADLIDAERAERVGIVNQIVPADQLQDTVYTMARTIASRSSAAVAAAKESLRVLSQAVSIDPATFEYLHGLRRDVYFGPDYHEGTQAFLEKRAPKF; this is translated from the coding sequence GTGGCCCTCATCCAGACCTCGCTGGCCGACGACGTCGGTACCGTCGCGTTCGACCGCGACACCAAACGCAACGCGCTCTCTGCCGAACTGATCGCGGAAACCATCTCTGCGCTCGACGGTTTCAAGCAGAAGCGCGCCCGCGTGGTCGTGCTGCGCAGCGCGTCAGCGGGCAAGGTGTGGTCAGCCGGCCATGACGTCGCGGAATTGCCGGTGGCCGACGTGGATCCGCTGCCCTACAACGATCCGCTTGAGCAGTTGCTGCGCGCGGTCAAGGGCTTCCCCGCCCCTGTCATCGCGATGGTGCACGGCTCGGTGTGGGGCGGTGCCTGCGATCTCGTGATCGCCTGCGACCTGGTCTACGGCGACGAGACTGCCGCGTTCGCGATCACGCCGGCCAAGCTCGGGCTGCCGTACAACGTCGGCGGATTCGTGAACTTCATGAGCCGGCTGCCGCTCAACGTGGTCAAGGAGATGTTCTTCTCGGCCGATCTCATAGACGCCGAGCGAGCCGAACGCGTCGGCATCGTCAACCAGATCGTGCCGGCCGACCAATTGCAGGACACCGTCTACACGATGGCGCGGACCATCGCGTCGCGGTCCTCGGCGGCTGTCGCCGCGGCCAAGGAATCGCTTCGGGTGCTGTCACAGGCAGTGTCGATCGACCCCGCGACCTTCGAATACCTCCACGGACTGCGTCGTGATGTGTACTTCGGGCCCGACTATCACGAAGGCACGCAGGCCTTCCTGGAGAAGCGAGCGCCGAAGTTCTGA
- a CDS encoding SDR family oxidoreductase, whose translation MTRQKILITGASSGLGAGMARQFAAKGRDLALCARRTERLDELQAELADRHPYIKVAVAALDVNDHEAVPRVFGELSDELGGIDRVIVNAGIGKGWPLGEGKPWANKATLETNLIAGLVQIETALEMFKKSGGGHLVLISSVLGNTGVPGGKAAYCASKAGMTSLGESLRAEYDKGPIRVTVIEPGYIESEMTAKSATTMLMVDTETGVRAMVDAIEKEKGRAVVPRWPWAPLTQVMRLLPPKYTKRFA comes from the coding sequence GTGACCCGTCAGAAGATCCTCATCACCGGTGCCAGCTCAGGCCTCGGAGCAGGCATGGCACGCCAGTTCGCCGCAAAGGGGCGTGACCTCGCCCTGTGCGCGCGTCGTACCGAGCGTCTCGATGAGCTCCAGGCCGAGTTGGCCGACCGCCACCCCTACATCAAGGTGGCCGTCGCGGCGCTCGACGTCAACGACCACGAGGCCGTGCCACGTGTGTTCGGCGAGCTGTCCGACGAGCTCGGCGGGATCGACCGCGTGATCGTCAACGCCGGCATCGGCAAGGGCTGGCCGCTGGGCGAGGGCAAGCCGTGGGCCAACAAGGCCACGCTGGAGACCAACCTGATCGCGGGTCTGGTGCAGATCGAGACTGCGCTGGAGATGTTCAAGAAATCCGGTGGCGGGCATCTGGTGCTGATCTCGTCGGTGCTGGGCAACACGGGCGTACCCGGCGGCAAGGCGGCGTACTGCGCGTCGAAGGCGGGCATGACGTCGCTGGGCGAATCGCTGCGCGCCGAGTACGACAAGGGGCCGATCCGCGTGACGGTCATCGAGCCGGGCTACATCGAATCGGAGATGACGGCCAAGTCGGCGACGACCATGCTGATGGTCGACACCGAGACCGGCGTGCGCGCCATGGTCGACGCGATCGAGAAGGAAAAGGGTCGCGCGGTGGTACCGCGCTGGCCGTGGGCGCCGTTGACCCAGGTCATGCGGCTGCTGCCGCCGAAGTACACCAAGCGTTTCGCGTAG
- a CDS encoding Fpg/Nei family DNA glycosylase, which translates to MPELPEVEALADYLRQHAVGRTVARVDVAALSVLKTFDPPVTALHGQPVTDAGRWGKYLGLKAGEAWLITHLSRAGWLRWSDKLAPTPLKPSGKGPIALRVHLGEGTGFDLTEAGTQKRLAVWVVSDPMDVPQIASLGPDALSLDSTALAALLAGHSGRIKNVITDQKVIAGIGNAYSDEILHVAKLSPFATADKLSDAQLGALHDAMISVLTDAVERSVGQQAATLKGEKRSGLRVHARTGLPCPVCGDTVREVSFADKSFQYCPTCQTGGKVLADRRMSRLLK; encoded by the coding sequence ATGCCAGAACTCCCCGAAGTCGAGGCGCTGGCCGACTACCTGCGCCAGCACGCCGTCGGACGCACCGTGGCGCGGGTCGACGTCGCGGCGCTGTCGGTGCTCAAGACGTTCGATCCGCCGGTGACCGCACTGCACGGTCAGCCCGTCACGGATGCCGGGCGGTGGGGCAAGTACCTGGGCTTGAAGGCCGGAGAGGCGTGGCTCATCACGCATCTGTCGCGGGCCGGGTGGCTGCGCTGGTCGGACAAGCTCGCGCCCACGCCGCTCAAGCCGTCGGGGAAGGGCCCGATCGCGCTGCGCGTGCACCTGGGGGAGGGAACGGGATTCGACCTGACCGAGGCCGGCACGCAGAAGCGCCTCGCGGTGTGGGTCGTTTCCGATCCGATGGACGTGCCGCAGATCGCGTCGCTCGGCCCGGACGCGCTCTCACTGGATTCGACGGCGCTGGCAGCCCTGCTGGCAGGCCATTCGGGCCGGATCAAGAACGTCATCACCGACCAGAAGGTGATCGCCGGCATCGGCAACGCCTACAGCGACGAGATCCTGCACGTCGCCAAGCTGTCGCCGTTCGCGACCGCTGACAAACTCTCCGATGCCCAGCTCGGCGCTTTGCACGACGCAATGATCTCGGTGCTCACCGACGCGGTCGAACGCTCGGTGGGCCAGCAGGCCGCAACGCTCAAGGGCGAGAAGCGCTCCGGGCTTCGCGTGCACGCCCGCACCGGGCTGCCATGCCCCGTCTGCGGGGACACCGTGCGGGAGGTGTCGTTCGCCGACAAGTCGTTCCAGTACTGCCCGACGTGTCAGACCGGGGGCAAGGTGCTGGCCGACCGGCGGATGTCTCGGCTGCTCAAGTAG
- a CDS encoding phage holin family protein, whose protein sequence is MGSFLLRAGLTGLALWIVTLIVPGMSFVGGEDSALARVGIIFVVAVIFGVVNAIIKPVVQILSIPLYILTLGLIHIVINAFMLWITSWITEHTTHWGLQIDDFWWTAIWAAIVLSIVSWLLSLVWQPDR, encoded by the coding sequence ATGGGCTCATTTCTGTTGCGTGCCGGGCTGACCGGGCTCGCGCTGTGGATTGTCACGCTGATCGTGCCGGGGATGAGCTTTGTCGGGGGTGAGGATTCCGCGCTCGCCCGGGTCGGGATCATCTTCGTCGTCGCGGTGATCTTCGGCGTGGTCAACGCGATCATCAAACCGGTCGTGCAGATCCTGTCGATCCCGCTCTACATCCTGACGCTGGGCCTGATCCACATCGTCATCAACGCGTTCATGCTGTGGATCACGTCGTGGATCACCGAGCACACGACGCACTGGGGTCTGCAGATCGATGACTTCTGGTGGACTGCGATCTGGGCCGCGATCGTGCTGTCGATCGTGAGCTGGCTACTGTCCCTGGTCTGGCAGCCGGACCGCTGA
- a CDS encoding FUSC family protein codes for MPDRPAPKPTTNPLRRIFVLNPAPRRWPFALRAGVCMAVPVLVGWLAGDTAAGLIATIGGFTSLYGSGRPYLNRGVYLGVVAACFAVAVALGDWAAATPWLGIVTVSVIAVIAVLVCHALAIGPPGAYMFVLACAAGTGVASAHLSPVRIAALVAAGGAFAWVVHMVGALVRPRGPERAAVAAAADAVAGYLDAIGGDAAAEAEARHRAAHLLHSSWVTLVTFEPVQPKPDDTLYRLRVVNRKLHALFAEAMRAADAGRPAPEGGAALARHLATVPADAVTDEHGAEGVPLGRPSAVSLLRRAVTPGSESLRLAARAGVAVLISGVIASALTMNHAYWAMASAVLILHQGFDWLRTVTRGVERTLGTLVGLGVAGIILALHPQGLWLVLIIGALQFTVEMYVMRNYTLAVVFITPAALTIAAGGMPVADLGELLLARGGDTLIGCAVALSVYWLTQRRRAPTGLSTAIAATLDAVDTALTHLAAGVVTSDRARTDRRDLQLRTMALLPAYDAGIGGSYAQRVAAEGMWPAVVTAEQLAYRTLAACWALEHDNDTEAARDTAAALAEQVSAVRLPDQGQ; via the coding sequence ATGCCGGACCGGCCCGCACCCAAGCCGACGACGAACCCGCTGCGCCGCATCTTCGTGCTCAACCCGGCGCCGCGGCGCTGGCCGTTCGCACTGCGGGCCGGGGTCTGCATGGCGGTGCCGGTGCTGGTCGGCTGGCTGGCGGGCGACACCGCGGCCGGTCTGATCGCGACCATCGGCGGGTTCACGTCGCTGTACGGCAGCGGCAGGCCGTACCTCAACCGCGGGGTCTACCTCGGCGTGGTCGCGGCATGTTTCGCCGTCGCGGTGGCGCTGGGCGACTGGGCCGCGGCGACACCGTGGCTCGGCATCGTGACGGTGTCGGTCATCGCCGTGATCGCGGTACTGGTGTGCCACGCGCTGGCCATCGGTCCGCCGGGGGCGTACATGTTCGTGCTCGCCTGCGCCGCGGGCACCGGGGTCGCCAGTGCGCACCTGTCCCCGGTCCGGATTGCCGCGCTGGTGGCCGCGGGTGGCGCGTTCGCGTGGGTCGTGCACATGGTCGGTGCGCTCGTGCGGCCCCGCGGGCCGGAACGCGCCGCGGTCGCAGCCGCGGCCGACGCCGTCGCGGGATACCTCGATGCCATCGGCGGGGATGCGGCTGCCGAGGCCGAGGCGCGGCACCGGGCCGCTCACCTGCTGCACAGCTCGTGGGTCACGCTCGTCACGTTCGAGCCCGTGCAGCCCAAACCCGACGACACGCTGTACCGGCTGCGCGTGGTCAACCGTAAGCTGCACGCCCTGTTCGCCGAAGCGATGCGCGCGGCCGACGCCGGCCGACCGGCACCCGAAGGCGGGGCCGCGCTGGCCCGGCACCTGGCAACCGTGCCCGCCGACGCCGTCACCGACGAGCATGGCGCGGAAGGCGTTCCGCTCGGTCGCCCCAGCGCGGTCTCATTGTTGCGGCGCGCTGTCACCCCCGGCTCGGAGTCCCTGCGCCTGGCCGCGCGTGCCGGTGTCGCAGTGCTCATCTCGGGCGTCATCGCCTCCGCGCTGACCATGAACCACGCCTACTGGGCGATGGCGTCCGCGGTGCTGATCCTGCACCAGGGCTTCGATTGGCTACGCACCGTGACACGCGGCGTCGAACGCACGCTGGGCACGCTCGTGGGGCTGGGCGTGGCCGGGATCATCCTCGCGCTGCACCCGCAGGGGCTGTGGCTCGTATTGATCATCGGCGCACTGCAATTCACGGTCGAGATGTACGTCATGCGCAACTACACGCTGGCCGTCGTGTTCATCACTCCGGCCGCGCTGACCATCGCGGCGGGCGGAATGCCGGTGGCCGACCTGGGCGAACTGCTGCTGGCGCGCGGCGGCGACACGCTGATCGGTTGTGCGGTGGCACTTTCGGTGTACTGGCTGACGCAGCGCAGGCGTGCACCGACCGGGCTGAGCACCGCGATTGCCGCGACGCTCGACGCCGTCGACACAGCGTTGACGCACCTGGCCGCAGGCGTCGTCACGTCCGATCGAGCCCGCACCGACCGCCGCGATCTGCAACTGCGGACGATGGCCCTGCTGCCTGCCTACGACGCGGGCATCGGTGGTTCCTACGCGCAACGCGTTGCCGCCGAAGGCATGTGGCCGGCTGTGGTCACCGCCGAGCAGCTGGCCTACCGCACCCTGGCGGCGTGCTGGGCCCTCGAGCACGACAACGACACCGAGGCCGCACGCGACACCGCGGCGGCGTTGGCCGAGCAGGTGTCAGCGGTCCGGCTGCCAGACCAGGGACAGTAG